A portion of the Acidisarcina polymorpha genome contains these proteins:
- a CDS encoding YihY/virulence factor BrkB family protein has protein sequence MVVHRAEEASLGKIAMEKARSRWAQSSWNLQRLGIKLIAQRTWESMTKDDLTGRSAQLAYYFFFSLFPGLVAASAVLGMVATSGRAFSDRLIDYLATVIPPAAFDIVLSTFNQTTHASSGGKVVVGLLVALWSASAGTSAIQDALNSVHKVKERRPFWKARLEAVLLTIFMAILFTMALTVLLGGDIVAGYLSHIVNLPLFFRVLTRMLTWPIAFAISAVAFALVYYVAPDVEHAEWRWITPGATIGIVLWLLVSTGLRIYLHFFNSYSVTYGSLGAVIVLLTWFYLSGLAVLMGAEINMVIEDLAARQGERGAKKEGEKVPQSENA, from the coding sequence ATGGTTGTTCATCGTGCAGAAGAGGCTTCTTTGGGAAAGATTGCGATGGAGAAGGCTCGCTCACGCTGGGCGCAATCGTCATGGAATTTGCAGCGGCTGGGGATCAAGCTCATCGCGCAGCGAACCTGGGAATCCATGACCAAGGACGACCTGACGGGAAGATCCGCGCAGCTGGCTTATTACTTTTTCTTCTCGCTCTTCCCGGGCCTGGTCGCAGCGTCGGCGGTCCTGGGCATGGTGGCAACATCCGGAAGGGCCTTCTCCGACCGGCTTATCGACTATCTAGCGACGGTGATCCCGCCGGCGGCGTTCGATATTGTGTTATCGACCTTCAACCAGACAACGCATGCCAGCAGCGGAGGGAAAGTCGTCGTGGGCTTGCTCGTCGCCCTGTGGTCGGCGAGTGCAGGGACATCGGCGATTCAGGACGCCCTCAACTCCGTCCACAAGGTGAAAGAGCGGCGTCCCTTCTGGAAGGCCCGCCTGGAGGCGGTGCTGCTCACGATCTTTATGGCGATCCTCTTTACCATGGCGCTGACCGTTCTGCTGGGAGGCGACATCGTGGCCGGCTATCTGAGCCATATCGTGAATCTGCCGTTGTTCTTCAGGGTCTTAACCCGCATGCTTACGTGGCCGATTGCCTTTGCAATCTCGGCGGTCGCGTTCGCCTTGGTCTATTACGTTGCCCCTGACGTCGAGCACGCCGAGTGGCGGTGGATTACGCCTGGCGCGACCATCGGCATCGTTTTATGGCTCTTGGTTTCGACGGGGTTGAGAATCTATCTTCATTTTTTCAATAGCTACTCGGTCACCTACGGTTCGTTGGGGGCCGTCATCGTTCTGTTGACCTGGTTTTATTTGAGCGGATTAGCGGTGCTGATGGGCGCTGAAATCAATATGGTGATTGAAGACCTGGCGGCGCGGCAAGGTGAACGGGGCGCCAAAAAAGAGGGCGAAAAAGTACCTCAATCCGAAAACGCTTAG